One genomic window of Gossypium hirsutum isolate 1008001.06 chromosome D11, Gossypium_hirsutum_v2.1, whole genome shotgun sequence includes the following:
- the LOC121223652 gene encoding triacylglycerol lipase OBL1: MEAKPSKKDLYTSYLLINPKEASLFDIFSVLFSRNVKKRKFIESSLEELESFLYRLLIVISALIQKFLLKLSMPMAMIGRTIVFLLNFFYINGGFFGLIRNIMQVRVVIPDKKAATYLSFVGFTDTRMELDINIKYGNAMYYPALSIMACKAAYNNAAYNQALIEGQWKMEFLGYKDYWNDFLGRADTQVVMFRDKSVDHDTIVVCFRGTQPFNSEDWCSDVDLSWYEFPHIGKVHSGFLKALGMQNNAGWAQQVDHDSAHPPRRAPLAYYDIRDTLRYLLQQDPEAKFIVTGHSLGGALAILFPGILFYHDEELLLERMEGVYTFGQPRVGDEAFGQYMEENFRKNRIEYYRYVYCNDMVPRIPSDGLFKHFGTCVYYNSQYQASIVEEEPYKNYLSIWGSIDMRRNAIYELIRSFIMLTKYGADYKEGWPLFFIRIFGLMIPGIPAHCAQDYVNSTRLGSLRHLHLHPFHHKKNRS; this comes from the exons ATGGAAGCCAAACCCAGCAAAAAAGACTTGTACACAAGTTATTTGCTTATAAACCCTAAGGAAGCCTCTCTCTTTGACATTTTTAGCGTCTTATTTTCCAGAAATGTAAAGAAGAGGAAATTCATCGAGTCCTCTCTTGAAGAACTAGAAAGTTTCCTGTACAGACTTCTTATAGTCATTTCTGCACTGATACAAAAGTTTCTGCTAAAGTTATCCATGCCGATGGCGATGATAGGGAGAACCATAGTGTTTTTACTCAACTTTTTCTACATTAATGGTGGCTTCTTTGGTCTCATAAGAAATATCATGCAag TGAGGGTTGTGATTCCAGACAAGAAGGCTGCAACCTACCTCTCTTTTGTTGGATTTACAGACACGAGAATGGAGTtagatattaatattaaatatggaAATGCCATGTATTATCCAGCACTCTCGATTATGGCTTGTAAAGCAGCTTACAATAACGCTGCTTATAACCAAGCTCTTATCGAAGGTCAATGGAAG ATGGAGTTCTTgggatataaagattattggaatg ATTTCCTTGGAAGAGCCGATACACAAGTTGTAATGTTTCGAGATAAAAGTGTTGACCACGACACCATTGTTGTGTGCTTCAGAGGAACACAACCGTTTAATTCCGAAGATTGGTGTTCGGACGTTGATTTGTCATGGTACGAATTCCCTCACATTGGAAAAGTTCATAGCGGTTTCTTGAAAGCCCTGGGGATGCAAAATAATGCAGGGTGGGCACAACAAGTGGACCACGATTCAGCTCACCCTCCACGCCGAGCACCCTTGGCTTACTACGACATAAGGGATACGTTGAGATACCTTTTGCAACAGGACCCCGAAGCCAAATTTATAGTGACGGGCCACAGTTTGGGCGGGGCGTTGGCTATTCTTTTCCCGGGGATACTGTTTTACCATGACGAGGAATTGTTGCTTGAGAGGATGGAAGGGGTTTACACGTTCGGACAACCCAGAGTTGGGGACGAAGCGTTCGGGCAGTACATGGAGGAGAATTTCAGAAAGAATAGGATTGAATATTACAGATATGTTTACTGTAATGATATGGTTCCTAGGATTCCTTCTGATGGCCTCTTCAAGCACTTTGGTACCTGCGTTTACTATAACAGCCAATATCAAGCATCG ATAGTTGAGGAAGAACCATACAAGAACTATTTGTCAATTTGGGGCTCCATTGACATGCGAAGAAACGCCATTTATGAGCTGATAAGAAGCTTCATTATGTTGACCAAGTATGGAGCAGATTACAAGGAAGGGTGGCCGCTATTTTTTATCAGAATCTTTGGATTGATGATCCCTGGTATACCAGCTCACTGTGCCCAAGATTATGTCAACTCCACTCGTCTTGGATCCCTCCGCCATCTTCATTTGCATCCTTTCCACCACAAAAAGAACCGTTCCTAA